A window from Flavobacterium sp. 83 encodes these proteins:
- the ung gene encoding uracil-DNA glycosylase, translating into MQINLNPEWQSILSDEIQKPYFQDLMETVTEEYKNYTCYPPKELIFAAFNYCSFKDIKVVIIGQDPYHGKGEANGLCFSVNDGVRIPPSLRNIFREMSDDLGTIFMPTSGNLETWAKQGVLHLNASLTVREDNPNSHKHLKWNVFTDAVIQKISEEKEQVVFLLWGNFAHKKGLKIDRNKHLVLESGHPSPMSANQGKWFGNKHFSKTNAYLKQNGMRLINWILEN; encoded by the coding sequence ATGCAAATCAATCTCAATCCGGAATGGCAATCTATTTTATCAGACGAAATCCAGAAACCTTATTTTCAGGATTTAATGGAAACTGTTACCGAAGAATATAAAAATTATACTTGTTATCCTCCAAAAGAATTGATTTTTGCTGCTTTCAACTATTGCAGTTTCAAAGATATAAAAGTGGTTATTATTGGTCAAGATCCGTATCATGGAAAAGGCGAAGCCAATGGTTTGTGTTTTTCTGTGAATGACGGTGTTAGAATCCCGCCTTCTTTGCGCAATATTTTTCGCGAAATGAGTGATGATTTGGGAACTATTTTTATGCCTACTTCCGGTAATCTGGAGACTTGGGCGAAACAAGGTGTTTTGCATTTGAATGCGTCACTGACTGTGAGAGAAGATAATCCAAATAGCCATAAGCATTTAAAATGGAATGTTTTTACGGATGCTGTAATTCAGAAAATTTCGGAGGAAAAAGAGCAAGTCGTTTTCTTGCTTTGGGGAAATTTTGCCCATAAAAAAGGACTCAAAATAGATCGAAATAAACATTTAGTTTTAGAATCCGGGCATCCATCGCCTATGAGCGCGAATCAGGGAAAGTGGTTTGGAAATAAACATTTTAGTAAAACAAATGCTTATTTAAAACAAAATGGAATGCGATTAATTAATTGGATTTTAGAAAATTAA
- a CDS encoding DNA mismatch repair protein MutS: MISITEKTLQDLQFPTVLDTISTICNTDIGKQKALEITPFKDKETLLQALMQTSEYVSSFQNNNAIPNHGFDAITHEIKFLAIEDSFLEVGSFRKIATISSTANFLLNFLKKFEDYYPNLNNRALQVEFTKDIITMVDEVVDKYGEIKDNASPDLLDIRRNMNVVRGKVNQSFGAALTQYNSLGYLDDIKESFVQNRRVLAVLAMYRRKVKGSILGSSKTGSIAYIEPEATLKYSRELSNLEYEEKEEITRILKQLSNKIRPFLPLLIQYQDFLSDIDVIAAKAKYANKINGILPTITEDRRLYFRDAYHPILYLNNKQKNEITHPQTIELNQESRIIVISGPNAGGKTISLKTVGLLQLMLQSGMLIPVHERSETFLFDRILTDIGDNQSIENHLSTYSYRLKNMNYFLKKCNKKTMFLIDEFGTGSDPELGGALAEIFLEEFYHREAFGIITTHYSNLKILANELPCATNANMLFDEKTLEPLYKLVLGQAGSSFTFEVALKNGIPFSLINRAKKKIEVGKVRFDKTIATLQKERSKMEKTSQTLKEEETKAREEGKKMETINVKIKQKLESYQELYDSNQKTIYIGQKIEDIAEKYFNNKNKKDLIGEFLKIIEIENSKRKKATPKEAKAIIEKKKEVIQEITVHVEEIRQEKKEKKLKPVVVKPKAILKVGDRVRMLDGKSVGSIDKIEKNKAVVNYGVFTSKVSLEELEFVEAGKK, from the coding sequence ATGATATCCATCACCGAAAAAACGTTACAAGATTTACAATTCCCAACCGTTCTCGATACTATTTCGACGATTTGTAATACTGATATTGGAAAACAAAAAGCATTAGAAATCACTCCTTTTAAAGATAAGGAAACCTTGTTGCAAGCATTAATGCAAACATCTGAATATGTTTCCTCTTTCCAGAATAACAATGCCATTCCCAATCATGGTTTTGATGCCATAACGCATGAAATTAAATTTCTTGCCATTGAAGACAGCTTTCTTGAAGTAGGCAGTTTTAGAAAAATTGCCACCATCTCATCCACTGCTAATTTCTTATTAAATTTCCTTAAAAAATTCGAAGATTATTACCCTAACTTAAACAATAGAGCTTTACAAGTCGAATTTACCAAAGATATTATCACAATGGTCGATGAAGTAGTCGACAAATATGGCGAAATAAAGGACAATGCATCACCGGACTTATTGGATATTCGCAGGAATATGAATGTAGTTCGTGGTAAAGTCAATCAAAGTTTCGGAGCTGCATTAACACAATATAATTCGCTAGGTTATTTAGATGATATCAAGGAAAGTTTCGTTCAAAACAGACGTGTTTTAGCGGTTTTAGCGATGTATCGCCGTAAAGTTAAAGGATCGATTCTAGGCAGTTCCAAAACAGGAAGCATTGCCTATATCGAACCCGAAGCAACACTCAAATATTCCCGTGAACTCAGCAATTTAGAATACGAGGAAAAAGAGGAAATCACCCGAATACTAAAGCAATTATCAAATAAAATTCGTCCTTTTTTACCATTACTAATTCAGTACCAGGATTTTTTAAGTGATATTGACGTGATTGCTGCCAAGGCAAAATATGCCAATAAAATCAATGGAATTTTACCAACAATTACGGAGGATCGCCGCCTCTATTTTAGAGATGCCTATCATCCCATTTTATATTTGAATAACAAACAAAAAAATGAAATTACGCATCCACAAACGATTGAATTAAATCAGGAAAGTAGAATCATTGTGATTTCAGGTCCTAATGCAGGAGGAAAAACCATTTCATTGAAAACGGTTGGTTTACTCCAATTGATGCTTCAATCCGGAATGTTAATTCCGGTACACGAACGCAGTGAAACGTTTCTTTTTGATCGTATTTTAACAGATATAGGAGATAATCAATCTATTGAAAATCATCTAAGTACCTATAGTTACCGATTAAAGAACATGAACTACTTTTTAAAGAAGTGCAATAAAAAAACCATGTTCCTTATTGATGAATTTGGTACCGGTTCTGATCCTGAATTAGGAGGTGCACTGGCCGAAATTTTCTTAGAAGAGTTCTATCATCGGGAAGCCTTTGGGATTATTACAACGCATTATTCAAATTTAAAAATTCTAGCGAATGAATTGCCTTGTGCTACCAATGCTAACATGCTTTTTGATGAAAAAACATTAGAGCCTTTATACAAATTGGTTTTGGGACAAGCAGGAAGTTCTTTTACATTTGAAGTCGCTTTAAAAAACGGAATTCCATTTAGTTTAATTAATCGCGCTAAAAAGAAAATCGAAGTTGGAAAAGTACGTTTCGATAAAACGATTGCTACCCTTCAGAAAGAACGTTCTAAAATGGAAAAAACGTCACAAACGCTCAAAGAAGAAGAAACGAAAGCCCGTGAAGAAGGTAAGAAGATGGAAACCATCAATGTAAAAATCAAACAAAAACTGGAAAGCTATCAAGAATTATATGACAGCAATCAGAAAACAATTTACATAGGTCAAAAAATTGAAGATATAGCCGAGAAATATTTTAATAATAAAAACAAAAAAGACCTGATTGGGGAGTTTTTAAAAATTATTGAAATCGAAAATTCAAAACGAAAAAAAGCAACACCAAAAGAGGCAAAAGCTATTATTGAAAAGAAAAAAGAAGTTATACAAGAAATTACGGTTCATGTAGAAGAAATTCGTCAGGAAAAGAAAGAAAAGAAGCTAAAACCAGTTGTTGTAAAACCAAAAGCCATCCTTAAAGTTGGTGATCGGGTTCGAATGCTAGACGGAAAATCAGTGGGAAGTATTGATAAGATTGAAAAGAATAAAGCTGTAGTGAATTATGGTGTGTTTACTTCTAAAGTAAGTTTAGAGGAATTGGAATTTGTAGAAGCGGGAAAAAAGTAA
- a CDS encoding DUF4258 domain-containing protein, with the protein MKFVHRFAYYLIGLILGLFFVAAIFSGKDTRCNYFPNARVLNDLRNKPFNYSEKASQILAEKWIDTIDIKNTLQYGDVDFDKSNTEFHKAKIYVIEGKTLKGQEITLKIRNEDDKATLEEIIKK; encoded by the coding sequence ATGAAATTTGTACATCGTTTTGCTTATTATCTTATTGGATTAATATTAGGATTGTTTTTTGTAGCCGCTATTTTCAGTGGGAAAGACACCCGTTGCAATTATTTCCCAAATGCAAGAGTATTAAATGATTTAAGAAACAAACCTTTTAATTATTCTGAAAAAGCGTCTCAAATATTAGCCGAAAAGTGGATTGACACCATCGATATAAAAAACACCTTGCAATACGGAGATGTTGACTTTGACAAAAGCAATACCGAATTTCATAAAGCTAAAATTTACGTTATTGAAGGTAAAACCTTGAAAGGCCAAGAAATTACCCTAAAAATAAGAAACGAAGATGACAAAGCTACTTTAGAAGAAATTATTAAGAAATAA